A stretch of the Odontesthes bonariensis isolate fOdoBon6 chromosome 5, fOdoBon6.hap1, whole genome shotgun sequence genome encodes the following:
- the ubr5 gene encoding E3 ubiquitin-protein ligase UBR5 isoform X13 → MTSIHFVVHPLPGTEDQLNDRLREVSEKLNKYSYNSHPHLSLLEQAALKQCVVGPNHAGFLLEDGRVCRISFAVQPDRLELGKPDGSDGSRWSSGVNGGSGGSGSGGGAGGGGAGSGSSGGGGGGSGGGGGGGGGTSGRSSTAARDSRRQTRVIRTGRDRGSGLLGSQPQPVIPASVIPEELITQAQVVLQGKSRSVIIRELQRTNLDVNLAVNNLLSRDDEDGDDGDDTASESYLPGEDLMSLLDADIHSAHPSVIIDADAMFSEDISYFGYPSFRRSSLSRLGSSRVLLLPLERDSELLRERESVLRLRERRWLDGASFDTERGSTSREGEPSLDKKSIPVQSPVSLGEELQWWPDKDGVKFVSIGAMFSELVAVSSKGELYQWKWNEPEPYRNAQNPSIHHPRVSFLGLANEKITLLSANSIRATVATETNKVATWVDDTLSTVASKLEHSAQAFPELQGERMVSLHCCALYTCAQLENSLYWWGVVPFSQRKKMLEKARAKNKKPKSSAGISSIPNITVGTQVCLRNNPLYHAGAVAFSVSAGIPKVGVLLESVWNMNDSCRFQLRSPESLKNMEKTTKTQEIKMESKPELVKTEMGPPPSPASTCSDTSSIASSASLPYKRRRSTPAPKEEEKVNEEQWPLREVVFVEDVKNVPVGKVLKVDGAYVAVKFPGTSSSMTNQSSAAAPTDSDPSSLLQDCRLLRIDELQVVKTGGTPKVPDCFQRTPKKLCIPEKAEILAVNVDSKGVHAVLKTGNWVRYCIFDLATGKAEQENNFPTSNLAFLGQSERNVAIFTAGQESPIILRDGNGTIYPMAKDCMGGIRDPDWLDLPPINSLGMGVHSLVNLPSNSTIKKKAAIIIMAVEKQTLMQHVLRCDYEACRQYLVNLEQAFLLDQGSQALGALLGHRCDGNRNILHAAVSVCFPVSNKETKEEEEAERSERNTFAERLSAVEAIANAISVVSSNSSGNRTGSSSSRGLRLREMMRRSLRAAGLGRHESGPSSSDHQDPVSPPIAPPSWVPDPPPMDPDGDIDFILAPAVGSLTTASTGTSQGPSTSTIPGPSTEPSVVESKDRKANAHLILKLMCDSVVLRPHLRELLSAKDARGMTPFMLAVSGRAYPAAITVLEAAQKMAKVGDPGIAEKEDADSVFMEMICPSGTNPDDSPLYVLCCNDTCSFTWTGAEHINQDIFECRTCGLLESLCCCTECARVCHKGHDCKLKRTSPTAYCDCWEKCKCKTLIAGQKAARLDLLYRLLTTTNLVTTPNSRGEHILLFLVQTVARQSVEHCQYRPPRIREDRNRKAANAEDSDMPDHDLEPPRFAQLALERVLQDWNALKSMIMFGSQENKDPLSASSRIAHLLPEEQVYLNQQSGTIRLDCFTHCLIVKCAPDITFIDTLLGTLVKELQNKYTPGRREEAVNVTRRFLRSVARVFVILSVEMASSKKKNNFIPQPIGKCRRVFQALLPYAVEELCNVAESLIVPVRMGIARPTAPFTLASTSIDAVQGSEELFSVEPLPPRPSPDQSSSSSQTAASYIIRNPQPRRSSQSQPVRGRDEEQDDIVSADVEEVEVVEGVAGEEDHHDDQEEQGEENVEAEGQHDEHDEDGSDMELDLLAAAETESDSESNHSNQDNASGRRSVVTAATAGSEAGSRVSLAFPIFGASSVPAFFSEDDSQSNDSSDSDSSSSQSDDVDQETFLLDEPLERTTSASHANSAAQAPRSMQWAVRNTPNQRASGSAPSSSSTTAASSTGLIYIDPTNLRRSSAISSSAAAAAAALEASNSSSYLTSASSLARAYSIVIRQISDLMSLIPKYNHLVYSQYPAAVKLSYQDAVNLQNYVEEKLIPTWNWMVSIMDSTEAQLRYGSALSSAGDPGHPSHPLHASQHSARRERMTAREEASLRTLEGRRRAATLLTARQGMMSARGDFLNYALSLMRSHNDEHSDVLPVLDVCSLKHVAYVFQALIYWIKAMNQQTTLDTPQMDRKRNREILELGLDNEDSEHENDEDTNQSSTLQDKDEDPVPAETGQNHPFFRRSDSMTFLGCIPPNPFDVPLAEAIPLADQPHLLQPNARKEDLFGRPSQGLYSSSYMTTKGLAEASMDRNCLEVNMGSSLPSPSQILPTKMSYSANLKNVMSMETGQRSTENQSVGEQELEASKPGPSPHDLAAQLKSSLLAEIGLTESDGPPLPSFRPHCSFMGMMISHDMLLGRWRLSLELFGRVFMEDVGAEPGSILTELGGFEVKESKFRREMEKLRNLQSRDLALEVDRDRDQLIQQTMRQLNAHFGRRCTTTPMAVHRVKVTFKDEPGEGSGVARSFYTAIALALLSNDKLPNLDCVQSVSKGMQASSTCHHDYYSNLMQRLRNRDRERERRSGGLRAGSRRDRDRDSRRQLSIDTRPFRPSSEGNPSDEPDPLPAHRQALGERLYPRVHAMQPAFASKITGMLLELSPAQLLLLLASEDSLRARVEEAMELLIAHGRENGADSILDLGLPEAPEKAQVNSQQENRKRHGSTRSVVDMELDDPDDGDDNAPLFYQPGKRGFYSPRPGKNTEARLNCFRNIGRILGLCLLQNELCPITLNRHVIKVLLGRKVNWHDFAFFDPVMYESLRQLIRHSQAGEADAVFAAMDLAFAIDLCKEEGAGQVELLSGGVNMPVTPLNVYEYVRKYAEHRMLVVAEQPLHAMRKGLLDVLPKNALEDLTAEDFRLLVNGCGEVNVQMLISFTSFNDESGENADKLLQFKRWFWSIVEKMSMTERQDLVYFWTSSPSLPASEEGFQPMPSITIRPPDDQHLPTANTCISRLYVPLYSSKQILKQKLLLAIKTKNFGFV, encoded by the exons GAGTCGCTGGAGCTCTGGTGTAAATGGAGGCAGTGGAGGAAGTGGAagtggaggaggagcaggaggaggtggagcaggAAGTGGTAGCAGTGGAGGAGGCGGCGGCGgcagtggaggaggaggaggagggggcggCGGCACGTCAGGCAGGTCATCAACAGCGGCTCGCGATTCCCGTCGCCAGACCAGGGTGATCCGTACTGGAAGGGATCGTGGCTCAGGGCTTCTGGGTAGCCAGCCTCAGCCAGTCATACCAGCATCAGTCATCCCTGAGGAACTTATTACCCAG GCCCAGGTAGTCCTTCAGGGGAAGTCGAGGAGTGTGATCATCAGGGAACTCCAAAGGACTAACCTAGATGTCAACCTGGCTGTAAACAACCTTCTGAGCCGGGATGATgaggatggagatgatggagatgacaCAGCCAGCGAGTCCTACCTCCCTGGAG AGGACTTAATGTCCCTGTTGGATGCAGACATTCACTCAGCCCACCCGAGCGTCATCATTGACGCTGATGCCATGTTCTCTGAGGATATCAGCTACTTTGGCTACCCCTCTTTTAGACGCTCCTCACTCTCTCGCCTTGGATCCTCCAGAG TTCTCCTTCTTCCCTTAGAGCGTGACTCAGAGCTGTTGCGTGAACGTGAGTCTGTATTGAGGTTACGTGAGCGCCGGTGGCTTGATGGGGCTTCTTTTGATACGGAGCGAGGGTCCACCAGCCGCGAAGGTGAGCCAAGCCTCGACAAGAAGAGCATTCCAGTGCAGAGCCCCGTCTCCCTGGGAGAGGAGCTCCAGTGGTGGCCTGACAAG GATGGTGTGAAGTTTGTAAGCATTGGAGCTATGTTCTCAGAGCTGGTAGCTGTGAGCTCCAAAGGAGAGCTTTATCAATGGAAGTGGAATGAACCTGAACCATACAGGAATGCACAG AATCCTTCCATTCACCACCCTCGTGTATCCTTCCTGGGCCTGGCCAATGAGAAGATCACCTTACTCTCTGCCAACAGCATCAGAGCCACTGTAGCTACAGAAACCAATAAG GTGGCCACATGGGTGGATGATACACTGAGCACTGTGGCCTCTAAGCTGGAGCACAGCGCTCAGGCTTTCCCTGAGCTGCAGGGGGAACGCATGGTGTCCCTTCActgctgtgcactttatacgtGTGCACAGCTGGAGAATAGCCTCTACTGGTG GGGTGTTGTGCCTTTTAGTCAAAGGAAGAAGATGCTTGAGAAGGCCAGAGCCAAGAACAAAAAGCCAAAGTCCAGTGCTGGCATCTCCTCAATACCCAACATCACTGTGGGAACACAG GTATGCTTGAGGAATAACCCCCTCTACCATGCCGGTGCCGTGGCCTTTTCTGTCAGTGCCGGAATTCCCAAAGTAGGCGTTCTCTTGGAGTCTGTTTGGAACATGAACGACAGCTGCAGGTTCCAGCTGCGCTCTCCAGAGAGTCTCAAGAACATGGAGAAGACTACTAAGACCCAGGAAATCAA GATGGAAAGCAAGCCAGAGCTGGTGAAGACTGAGATGGGTCCTCCTCCCTCCCCAGCATCTACCTGCAGTGATACCTCTTCCATTGCTAGCAGTGCCTCGCTGCCCTACA AGCGAAGGCGTTCTACCCCAGCtccaaaagaagaagagaaggtgAATGAGGAGCAGTGGCCTCTCAGGGAGGTGGTCTTTGTGGAGGATGTTAAGAACGTTCCCGTGGGAAAG GTGCTTAAAGTGGATGGTGCGTATGTTGCGGTGAAGTTTCCTGGAACATCAAGCAGcatgaccaatcagagcagtgcGGCGGCTCCCACTGACTCAGACCCGTCATCGCTGTTGCAGGACTGTAGGCTCCTCAGAATAGATGAACTACAG GTGGTCAAAACTGGCGGAACTCCTAAGGTTCCAGATTGTTTTCAGCGAACACCTAAAAAGCTCTGTATTCCAGAGAAGGCAGAAATTCTTGCTGTAAATGTTGACTCCAAAG GAGTCCACGCAGTGCTGAAAACTGGTAACTGGGTAAGATACTGTATCTTTGACCTGGCCACAGGCAAAGCTGAGCAGGAGAATAACTTTCCTACTAGTAACCTGGCTTTCCTGGGGCAGAGTGAGCGCAATGTGGCCATCTTCACTGCAGGACAG gAGTCTCCCATCATCCTTAGAGATGGAAATGGCACAATCTACCCTATGGCCAAAGACTGCATGGGTGGGATTCGAGATCCTGATTGGTTGGACCTGCCACCCATTAACAGCCTGGGAATGGGGGTTCACTCTCTAGTCAATCTCCCGTCTAACTCCACgattaaaaagaaagctgctATTATAATTATGGCTGTCGAG AAACAGACGCTGATGCAGCATGTTCTGCGTTGTGACTACGAAGCTTGTCGGCAGTATCTGGTGAACCTTGAGCAGGCCTTCCTTTTGGATCAGGGCAGCCAGGCGCTTGGAGCACTTCTTGGCCACCGATGTGATGGAAACCGTAACATCCTGCATGCTGCCGTTTCTGTCTGCTTCCCCGTTAGTAACAAGGAAACCAAAGAGGAGGAAG AGGCTGAAAGGTCGGAGAGAAACACATTTGCAGAGCGTCTGTCTGCTGTAGAGGCGATTGCCAATGCCATCTCTGTGGTTTCAAGCAACAGTTCTGGAAATAGGACTGGCTCCTCCAGTAGCAGAGG GCTTCGTCTAAGAGAGATGATGCGGAGGTCTTTAAGGGCAGCAGGTCTTGGTCGTCACGAGTCTGGCCCATCGTCCAGTGACCATCAGGACCCTGTTTCCCCACCCATTGCCCCACCCAGTTGGGTCCCTGACCCTCCACCAATGGACCCTG ACGGAGACATTGACTTCATTCTAGCACCAGCTGTTGGTTCACTCACCACTGCCTCCACTGGTACCAGCCAGGGACCCAGCACCTCCACCATACCAG gGCCATCAACTGAGCCATCTGTGGTTGAATCTAAAGACAGGAAGGCCAATGCCCACCTTATTTTAAAGCTGATGTGTGACAGTGTTGTTTTGAGGCCACACCTACGGGAGCTGCTCTCTGCAAA AGATGCCAGAGGAATGACCCCATTCATGTTGGCTGTCAGTGGGAGAGCCTACCCAGCGGCTATTACGGTGCTTGAGGCTGCTCAAAAAATGGCCAAAG TGGGTGACCCGGGCATTGCAGAAAAAGAGGATGCAGATTCtgtgtttatggaaatgatttgCCCCTCGGGAACCAACCCAGATGATTCTCCACTGTATGTTCTCTGCTGCAACGACACCTGCAGCTTCACTTGGACTGGAGCTGAACACATTAACCAG GACATATTTGAGTGTCGAACATGTGGCTTGCTGGAGTCCCTCTGTTGCTGCACTGAGTGTGCGAGAGTCTGCCACAAAGGACACGACTGCAA GCTGAAAAGAACTTCTCCTACAGCATATTGTGACTGTTGGGAGAAGTGCAAGTGTAAAACACTGATAGCTGGCCAGAAGGCTGCTCGCCTGGATTTGCTGTACAGGTTACTCACAACCACAAACCTGGTCACCACACCAAACAGCAG GGGGGAGCATATTTTACTGTTCCTGGTGCAGACTGTTGCCAGGCAAAGTGTTGAACACTGTCAGTATAGACCGCCACGTATCAGAGAAGACAGGAACCGCAAGGCTGCCAATGCAGAAG ACTCTGATATGCCGGATCATGACCTTGAACCTCCTCGCTTTGCTCAGCTGGCACTGGAGAGGGTCCTACAAGATTGGAATGCCCTCAAATCCATGATTATGTTTGGTTCTCAGGAAAATAAAGACCC ACTTAGTGCCAGCAGCAGAATTGCCCACCTCCTGCCTGAAGAACAGGTCTACTTGAATCAGCAGAGCGGCACCATTCGCCTTGACTGTTTCACGCACTGCCTCATTGTCAAGTGCGCTCCTGACATCACT TTCATAGACACTTTACTGGGTACTCTGGTAAAGGAGCTGCAGAACAAGTACACTCCTGGCCGGAGAGAGGAGGCAGTCAACGTCACCAGGAGGTTCCTGCGCTCTGTTGCCCGCGTGTTTGTTATTCTTAGCGTGGAGATGGCTTCATCCAAGAAGAAAAA CAACTTTATCCCCCAGCCCATTGGGAAATGTCGGCGTGTTTTCCAGGCTCTCTTGCCCTATGCTGTGGAAGAGCTTTGCAATGTGGCAGAGTCGCTCATTGTTCCAGTGCGAATGGGTATCGCAAGACCTACAGCTCCTTTCACTTTGGCCAGCACCAGCATTGATGCAGTCCAGGGCAGCGAGGAGCTTTTCTCTGTTGAACCGTTGCCTCCCAGACCCTCACCTGACCAGTCCAGCAG CTCAAGCCAAACTGCTGCCTCTTATATCATCAGAAATCCTCAGCCTCGGCGCAGCAGCCAGTCTCAGCCTGTTAGAGGAAGAGACGAGGAGCAGGACGACATTGTATCAGCAGATGTGGAAGAG GTTGAAGTTGTAGAGGGAGTAGCTGGTGAGGAAGACCATCACGATGACCAAGAGGAACAGGGCGAGGAAAATGTCGAAGCAGAGGGGCAGCACGATGAGCACGATGAGGATG GAAGTGATATGGAGTTGGACCTGCTGGCAGCAGCGGAAACTGAGAGCGACAGTGAAAGTAACCACAGCAATCAGGATAATGCGAGTGGCCGCAGGAGTGTGGTCACAGCAGCAACTGCTGGCTCTGAAGCAG GCAGTAGGGTGTCCTTGGCATTTCCTATTTTTG GTGCCAGCAGTGTCCCTGCCTTCTTTTCAGAGGATGACTCCCAGTCCAACGACTCAAGTGACtcggacagcagcagcagccagagtGATGATGTTGACCAAGAGACATTCCTTTTAGATGAGCCACTAGAAAGGACTACAAGTGCTTCGCATGCTAATAGTGCAGCCCAGGCTCCTCGCTCCATGCAGTGGGCTGTTAGAAACACCCCCAACCAAAGGGCGAGTGGTAGCGCTCCGTCCAGCTCTTCAACAACAGCTG CGAGCTCCACGGGCTTGATATATATAGACCCCACCAACTTGCGCCGCTCCAGTGCAATCAGCTCTAGTGCTGCAGCGGCAGCGGCAGCTTTGGAAGCCAGCAACTCCAGCAGCTACCTGACATCGGCCAGCAGTCTTGCCCGTGCCTATAGCATTGTCATCAGGCAGATATCGGACCTCATGAGTTTGATTCCCAAGTATAACCATCTTGTCTACTCCCAGTATCCTGCTGCCGTAAAGCTCTCCTACCAAGATGCCGTCAACCTGCAG AACTATGTTGAAGAAAAGCTCATTCCCACGTGGAATTGGATGGTTTCCATCATGGATTCCACTGAGGCTCAGTTGCGATATGGCTCAGCTCTGTCATCTGCTGGAGACCCCGGTCACCCCAGTCACCCGCTCCACGCCTCTCAGCATTCAGCGCGCAGGGAGCGCATGACTGCTCGGGAGGAGGCCAGCCTCCGCACTCTGGAAGGGCGCAG GAGAGCAGCCACACTGTTGACCGCCCGTCAAGGCATGATGTCAGCACGGGGCGACTTCTTGAACTATGCCCTTTCACTGATGCGCTCCCACAATGATGAGCATTCTGATGTGCTTCCTGTCCTGGATGTGTGCTCGCTGAAACACGTGGCCTACGTTTTCCAGGCTCTTATCTATTGGATAAAGGCTATGAACCAGCAAACCACCCTGGATACGCCACAGATGGATAGAAAGAG GAATAGAGAGATTTTGGAACTTGGTTTGGACAATGAGGATTCTGAGCACGAAAATGACGAAGACACCAATCAAA GTTCAACTCTGCAGGACAAGGATGAGGACCCTGTTCCGGCCGAGACGGGTCAGAACCACCCCTTCTTCCGTCGTTCTGACTCCATGACCTTCTTGGGCTGCATCCCACCCAACCCCTTTGATGTTCCTTTGGCAGAGGCCATTCCACTGGCAGACCagccccatctgctgcag CCCAATGCCAGAAAGGAGGATCTGTTCGGGCGTCCCTCTCAGGGCTTGTACTCTTCTTCTTACATGACAACCAAAGGCCTGGCTGAGGCGAGCATGGACAGGAACTGCCTGGAGGTAAACATGGGCTCCTCTCTACCCTCCCCCTCTCAG ATCCTGCCCACGAAGATGTCTTACTCAGCAAACCTGAAAAATGTCATGAGCATGGAAACTGGCCAGCGGAGCACTGAGAACCAGTCAGTGGGAGAGCAGGAGCTGGAGGCTTCGAAACCAGGCCCTTCTCCTCATGACCTCGCTGCCCAGCTGAAAAGCAGCCTACTCGCTGAGATTGGCCTCACTGAAAGTGACGGTCCGCCTCTCCCTTCATTCAG GCCTCACTGCAGTTTCATGGGGATGATGATCTCACATGATATGCTTCTTGGCCGCTGGCGTCTGTCACTTGAGCTCTTTGGTCGTGTCTTCATGGAGGATGTAGGAGCTGAGCCTGGATCG ATTCTCACTGAGCTTGGTGGATTCGAGGTAAAAGAATCCAAGTTCCGACGGGAGATGGAGAAGCTAAGAAACCTGCAGTCCCGTGACTTGGCCCTGGAAGTAGACCGTGATCGAGACCAGTTAATACAGCAGACAATGCGTCAGCTGAATGCACACTTTGGCAGGCGGTGCACTACCACACCCATGGCTGTTCACCGGGTGAAGGTCACTTTCAAAGACGAGCCTGGAGAGGGCAGCGGCGTGGCCCGCAGCTTCTACACCGCCATCGCACTGGCCCTCCTCTCCAACGACAAGCTGCCCAACCTGGACTGTGTTCAGAGTGTCAGCAAGGGCATGCAGGCCAGCAGTACGTGTCATCACGATTATTATTCAA ATCTAATGCAACGTCTGAGGAACCGAGACCGGGAAAGAGAAAGGAGAAGTGGAGGGCTTCGAGCAGGATCTCGGAGAGACCGAGACAG AGATTCAAGGAGGCAGCTGTCAATAGACACCAGGCCTTTCAGGCCTTCATCAGAGGGAAATCCCAGCGATGAGCCTGATCCTCTGCCTGCACACAGACAAGCCCTTGGAGAAAGACTGTACCCAAGAGTTCACGCAATGCAGCCG GCGTTTGCCAGTAAAATTACAGGTATGTTGCTGGAACTGTCTCCTGCTcaactgctgctgcttctgGCCAGTGAGGATTCTCTCCGAGCCAGAGTAGAAGAGGCCATGGAGCTTCTCATTGCACACGGAAG GGAAAATGGTGCCGACAGCATACTGGATCTGGGTCTCCCTGAGGCTCCAGAAAAAGCCCAGGTAAACTCA CAGCAGGAGAACCGGAAACGCCATGGTTCAACACGCAGCGTGGTTGACATGGAGCTGGATGACCCAGATGATGGGGATGATAACGCTCCTCTGTTCTACCAGCCAGGCAAACGAGGCTTTTACTCCCCTCGGCCTGGTAAAAATACAGAGGCCAGACTTAACTGCTTCCGTAACATTGGCAG AATACTGGGGTTATGTCTGCTGCAGAATGAACTCTGTCCTATTACATTGAATAGACATGTCATCAAAGTGCTGCTCGGTAGGAAG GTGAACTGGCATGACTTTGCATTCTTTGACCCGGTCATGTATGAAAGCCTGCGGCAGCTGATCCGCCATTCACAGGCTGGTGAAGCAGATGCAGTATTTGCTGCCATGGATCTGGCCTTTGCTATTGACCTCTGCAAAGAGGAAGGAGCTGGACAG gtgGAGCTTCTGTCTGGTGGTGTCAACATGCCAGTAACTCCCCTTAATGTGTACGAGTATGTGAGGAAGTACGCAGAGCACAGAATGCTGGTGGTGGCTGAGCAGCCTCTCCAT GCAATGAGGAAAGGTTTGCTGGATGTGCTCCCCAAAAACGCGCTAGAAGACTTAACGGCAGAGGACTTCAGGCTGCTAGTTAATGGCTGTGGAGAAGTCAACGTTCAGATGCTGatcagcttcacttccttcAACGATGAATCAG GGGAAAATGCAGACAAACTACTCCAGTTTAAACGATGGTTTTGGTCCATAGTGGAGAAGATGAGTATGACTGAGAGGCAAGACCTG GTGTACTTCTGGACCTCCAGCCCCTCTCTGCCAGCCAGCGAGGAGGGTTTCCAGCCAATGCCCTCCATCACCATCAGGCCTCCAGACGACCAGCATCTCCCCACAGCCAATACCTGCATCTCGCGTCTCTACGTGCCACTCTACTCTTCTAAACAGATACTCAAACAAAAACT